One Polaribacter sp. KT25b DNA segment encodes these proteins:
- a CDS encoding o-succinylbenzoate synthase, whose translation MIKATYKKYILNFKNPSGTSRGILKTKETWFIILEKNGKKGIGETGLFRGLSIDDVSNYEEKLIWVCANINLGLEKLVSVVVEFPSIQFGLEQAFLSLKSKSEFELFPSKFTKGKEAIAINGLIWMGAQQFMKNQIKEKLKMGFSCIKMKIGAIDFDAEIELLKSIRKEFSSKEIELRVDANGAFNPKNALEKLQRLSALEIHSIEQPIKQGQVQEMAELCAKTPLPIALDEELIGVFTSEEKQELLATIKPQFIILKPSLIGGFGGSKEWINFAAQNKCDWWITSALESNIGLNAIAQFTYTLQSNLPQGLGTGGLFTNNFESPLEVKNGTLTYNPTLNWNFNLT comes from the coding sequence TTGATAAAAGCAACCTACAAAAAATACATTCTTAATTTTAAAAATCCAAGTGGAACTTCTCGTGGAATTTTAAAAACAAAAGAAACGTGGTTTATTATTTTAGAAAAAAATGGTAAAAAAGGAATTGGAGAAACGGGTTTGTTTAGAGGGTTAAGTATTGATGATGTTTCAAATTATGAAGAAAAACTAATTTGGGTTTGTGCTAATATAAATCTTGGTTTAGAAAAATTAGTATCAGTAGTTGTAGAATTTCCTTCAATTCAATTCGGATTAGAACAAGCTTTTTTATCACTAAAAAGTAAATCTGAATTTGAGTTATTTCCATCAAAATTTACAAAAGGAAAAGAAGCTATTGCTATAAATGGTTTAATTTGGATGGGAGCGCAGCAATTCATGAAAAATCAAATCAAAGAAAAACTAAAAATGGGTTTTTCTTGTATCAAAATGAAAATTGGAGCCATTGATTTTGATGCAGAAATTGAGTTGTTAAAATCCATCAGAAAAGAATTTTCATCCAAAGAAATTGAATTAAGAGTTGATGCAAATGGCGCTTTTAATCCAAAAAATGCTTTAGAAAAATTACAGCGATTATCAGCATTAGAAATTCATTCAATAGAACAACCTATCAAACAAGGTCAAGTGCAAGAAATGGCAGAATTATGTGCAAAAACACCTTTGCCAATTGCGTTGGATGAAGAATTAATTGGTGTTTTTACATCCGAAGAAAAACAGGAATTATTAGCAACCATAAAACCACAATTTATTATTTTAAAACCAAGTTTGATTGGCGGTTTTGGTGGTAGTAAAGAATGGATTAATTTTGCAGCACAAAATAAGTGCGATTGGTGGATAACTTCTGCGTTAGAAAGTAATATTGGGCTAAATGCAATTGCACAATTCACCTATACTTTACAAAGTAATTTGCCTCAAGGTTTAGGAACTGGAGGTTTGTTTACAAACAATTTTGAAAGTCCTTTAGAGGTTAAAAACGGAACATTAACATACAATCCAACATTAAATTGGAATTTTAATTTAACTTAA
- a CDS encoding SRPBCC family protein — MKTIKIILGIITTIVVIFLATGLLVKETNYSTQVSINKPVEEVFEAFSTSENIKNWIPEIKSFEVINENIGKTGSSYKIIIENQGQEIVMTQKVIAYVKNEKVTLFFDAENMLKRDDYIFEEKNGITTITSNSSCQSESYLMACMFPYFKGTFKEQDQTYLNNFKAFVEK, encoded by the coding sequence ATGAAAACAATAAAAATAATTTTAGGAATCATCACAACTATTGTTGTTATTTTCTTAGCAACTGGTTTATTAGTTAAGGAAACCAATTATTCAACTCAGGTTAGTATAAATAAACCTGTAGAAGAAGTTTTTGAAGCTTTTAGTACATCAGAAAATATTAAAAATTGGATTCCAGAAATAAAATCTTTTGAGGTGATTAACGAAAATATTGGAAAAACTGGAAGCAGTTATAAGATCATTATTGAAAATCAAGGTCAAGAAATTGTAATGACGCAAAAAGTAATTGCCTATGTTAAAAATGAAAAAGTAACCTTGTTTTTCGATGCTGAAAATATGTTAAAACGAGACGATTATATTTTTGAAGAAAAAAACGGAATTACAACAATTACATCAAACTCTAGTTGCCAAAGTGAATCGTATTTAATGGCTTGTATGTTTCCTTATTTTAAAGGAACTTTTAAAGAACAAGACCAAACATATTTAAATAATTTTAAAGCATTTGTAGAAAAATAA
- the menA gene encoding 1,4-dihydroxy-2-naphthoate octaprenyltransferase, with protein MDVKSFIKAARLRTLPLSISGIIVGSYLGNNDLLLTEIFVRPPIWFTPIFWLAILTTIGFQVLSNFANDYGDGIKGSDKNRTGEARMVSSGAITPKQMKSAMIITTIITLIIALLLIYVAFGSDNFGYSILFLGLGIASIAAAIKYTVGNSAYGYSGFGDVFVFIFFGLLSVVGSYFLYTKNINFKIFLPAISIGLLSTAVLNLNNLRDQLEDKKNNKNTLVVKLGNEKAKKYHYFLIFTALITALVYVFLDFESVYQLIFLVAFIPLIKNVKTVAQNNIPAELDSELKKVALSTFLFAILFGIGQIF; from the coding sequence ATGGATGTAAAAAGTTTTATAAAAGCAGCACGTTTACGAACATTGCCTTTATCAATATCAGGAATTATTGTTGGAAGTTATTTAGGTAATAATGATTTACTACTAACTGAAATTTTTGTAAGACCTCCAATTTGGTTTACTCCAATTTTCTGGCTAGCAATTCTAACCACAATTGGTTTTCAAGTATTATCTAATTTTGCAAACGATTATGGAGACGGAATAAAAGGTTCTGATAAAAATAGAACAGGAGAAGCAAGAATGGTTTCATCAGGTGCAATTACACCAAAACAAATGAAATCTGCAATGATAATTACTACAATTATCACTTTAATTATTGCTTTACTATTGATTTATGTTGCTTTTGGGAGTGACAATTTTGGGTATTCTATCTTGTTTTTAGGATTAGGAATCGCCTCAATTGCAGCTGCAATTAAATATACAGTTGGTAATTCAGCTTATGGTTACAGTGGTTTTGGCGATGTTTTTGTTTTTATTTTCTTCGGATTATTAAGTGTTGTAGGAAGTTATTTTTTGTACACAAAAAACATCAATTTTAAAATATTTTTACCTGCAATTTCTATCGGATTGTTAAGTACAGCGGTTTTAAATTTAAATAATTTAAGAGATCAACTAGAAGATAAAAAGAATAATAAGAATACTTTAGTTGTTAAATTAGGAAATGAAAAAGCGAAAAAATATCATTATTTTTTAATTTTTACTGCATTAATTACTGCATTAGTTTATGTCTTTTTAGATTTTGAATCGGTATATCAACTTATTTTTTTAGTAGCTTTTATTCCGTTAATTAAAAATGTAAAAACAGTAGCTCAAAATAATATTCCTGCTGAATTGGATAGTGAACTTAAAAAAGTAGCATTAAGTACTTTTTTGTTCGCAATTCTTTTTGGAATAGGACAAATTTTTTAA
- a CDS encoding PH domain-containing protein, with translation MNNSFDFSNFSRQSSKGILVIYLNLIYKVIRVTWILLFFVVKDFNKISSIKLTYIYLSIAGVLIFLLIRAYLIYKNFQFKTENDHFILKQGILKKTNTSIPFYRIQNINFKQNIIQQIIGVFEVSIETAGSKDTEIAIKALPLSKAEALKEIVSKSSNFDTKTSIDTDKKPLVKIGIKELFKVSLTENHLQNLMLFLALIIGFFQQIEQVVDSLGRTEALDGFISESTDALSTSFFLITILLFLLTVIALMSSFVKIFLVHFNLTAYLKEDAFEINQGLFTKKSIVLKKQKVQNITISTNPLKRLIGISFITFKQAVSGELNKKKEKLIRIVGCKKEQIEIIKTSLFDVTELENGEKKYPDKYYKRRIFLFTFLFAIILYVGLYLVFLKVEILYSAILVFPLLTFLVLKKVKKRFYKITDSMLLVGSGLLETHLTYLEIFKVQNIKMKQNIFQKRSNVADIMLQTASGKINIPCIRFEDAIKIYNHTLYKVETSKTSWM, from the coding sequence ATGAATAATTCTTTTGATTTTTCTAACTTTTCAAGACAATCTTCGAAAGGGATTTTAGTTATATATCTCAACTTAATTTACAAAGTTATTAGAGTAACTTGGATTTTATTATTTTTTGTTGTCAAAGATTTTAATAAGATATCTAGCATTAAACTTACCTATATTTATTTAAGTATTGCAGGAGTTTTAATTTTTTTACTGATAAGAGCTTATTTAATTTATAAAAATTTTCAATTTAAAACAGAAAATGATCATTTTATATTAAAACAAGGAATTTTAAAAAAAACAAATACTTCCATTCCTTTTTATAGAATTCAAAATATCAATTTTAAACAGAATATTATTCAACAAATTATTGGTGTATTTGAAGTAAGTATAGAAACTGCAGGTTCTAAAGATACCGAAATTGCTATTAAAGCGCTGCCATTATCAAAAGCAGAAGCTTTAAAAGAAATTGTTTCAAAGAGTTCTAATTTTGATACAAAAACAAGTATTGATACTGATAAAAAGCCACTTGTAAAAATTGGAATAAAAGAACTTTTTAAAGTAAGTCTTACAGAAAACCATCTTCAAAATTTAATGCTGTTTTTAGCGCTTATTATTGGTTTTTTTCAGCAAATAGAGCAAGTTGTTGATAGTCTAGGAAGAACAGAAGCGTTAGATGGTTTTATTTCAGAAAGTACAGATGCGCTTTCTACAAGTTTTTTTCTGATAACTATTTTGTTGTTTTTATTAACTGTAATAGCTTTGATGAGTTCTTTTGTTAAAATATTTTTGGTACATTTTAATTTAACGGCTTATTTAAAAGAAGATGCTTTTGAAATTAATCAAGGTTTGTTTACAAAAAAATCAATTGTATTAAAAAAACAAAAAGTTCAAAATATTACAATTTCTACAAATCCTTTAAAACGATTAATAGGCATTTCTTTTATCACTTTTAAACAAGCGGTAAGTGGAGAATTAAATAAGAAAAAAGAGAAATTAATTAGAATTGTAGGTTGCAAAAAAGAGCAAATTGAAATTATAAAAACAAGTTTATTTGATGTAACTGAACTTGAAAATGGAGAAAAAAAATATCCAGATAAATATTATAAACGTAGAATATTCTTATTTACTTTTCTGTTTGCAATCATTTTATATGTTGGTTTATATCTAGTTTTTTTGAAAGTAGAAATTTTATATTCAGCAATTTTAGTATTTCCTTTACTTACATTTTTGGTACTCAAAAAAGTAAAGAAACGTTTTTATAAAATTACAGATTCGATGTTATTAGTTGGTAGCGGATTATTAGAAACACACTTAACATATTTAGAAATTTTTAAGGTTCAGAATATAAAAATGAAACAAAATATTTTTCAAAAAAGAAGCAACGTTGCAGATATTATGCTGCAAACCGCTTCTGGAAAAATTAATATTCCGTGTATTCGTTTCGAGGATGCAATTAAAATTTATAATCATACTTTATATAAAGTAGAAACTAGCAAGACTTCATGGATGTAA
- a CDS encoding PH domain-containing protein, producing MFENETVSNYPSISEIIFKSIDLKYLKVILLNVLLLFTAILIGLFSADYFNLFEEINSYVYLFYIAFVVVFILVNLFMFVGFKKRKYAVREKDISYKSGIFLRKLTTVPFSRIQHIEVDEGLFSRFFKLASLSVFTAGDSSDDLVIKGISKQTALEIKEFISTKINE from the coding sequence ATGTTTGAAAACGAAACAGTTTCTAACTATCCAAGTATTTCAGAAATAATTTTTAAATCAATTGATTTAAAATATTTAAAAGTTATTTTATTAAATGTGTTGTTGCTTTTTACGGCCATTTTAATAGGGTTATTTTCTGCGGATTATTTTAATCTTTTTGAAGAAATTAATAGTTATGTTTATCTTTTTTATATCGCTTTTGTTGTTGTTTTTATTCTTGTAAATCTATTTATGTTTGTAGGATTCAAAAAAAGAAAATATGCAGTTAGAGAAAAAGATATTTCTTATAAGAGTGGCATTTTCTTACGGAAATTAACAACGGTTCCGTTTTCTAGAATTCAACACATAGAAGTTGATGAAGGTCTGTTTTCTAGATTTTTTAAATTAGCTTCTTTAAGTGTTTTTACAGCAGGAGACAGTAGTGACGACTTGGTAATTAAAGGAATTAGCAAACAAACAGCATTAGAAATTAAGGAATTTATCAGCACAAAAATTAATGAATAA
- a CDS encoding SPOR domain-containing protein yields MKYFYTFIFGFLFLISCGKNEIKKETFKTEDPIVLDTIKETVLEVEEIKKVPEIYFTVQIAALKNNDIVLKNIENIQTFEEDNLTKYRLGQFETYEEARNFRASILNRYDDAFVQALKNGVPISIKEALK; encoded by the coding sequence ATGAAATATTTTTATACTTTTATTTTTGGATTTCTTTTTTTAATTTCTTGCGGAAAAAATGAAATTAAAAAAGAAACATTTAAAACCGAAGATCCTATTGTTTTAGATACTATTAAAGAAACTGTACTTGAGGTTGAAGAGATTAAAAAGGTTCCTGAGATTTATTTTACTGTTCAAATAGCTGCATTAAAAAATAATGATATTGTTTTAAAAAATATAGAGAATATTCAAACTTTTGAAGAAGATAATTTAACAAAATATAGATTAGGGCAATTTGAAACTTACGAAGAAGCAAGGAATTTTAGAGCATCAATTTTAAATAGATATGATGATGCTTTTGTACAAGCTTTAAAAAATGGTGTTCCAATAAGTATTAAAGAAGCATTAAAATAA
- a CDS encoding (Fe-S)-binding protein, whose amino-acid sequence MIVPTMADMMAQGKQPEVLFWVGAAGSYDDRAKKISRAFVKILHQANVDFAVLGTEESSTGDAAKRAGNEFLFQMQAMMNIEVLNGYEVKKIVTCDPHSFNTLKNEYPGLGGKYEVFHHTQFIQNLISEGRLKIDDTTLKGKRVTFHDPCYLGRGNDVYESPRDLIKRLGVNLSEMKRHKSTALCCGAGGAQMFKDAEKGDKEINVLRTEDALETKPQIIATGCPYCNTMMTDGIKFKEKETEVVVKDIAELIAEANNL is encoded by the coding sequence ATGATAGTACCAACAATGGCAGACATGATGGCGCAAGGAAAACAACCAGAAGTGTTGTTTTGGGTTGGCGCAGCAGGAAGTTATGACGATAGAGCAAAAAAAATATCAAGAGCATTTGTTAAAATATTACATCAAGCAAATGTAGATTTTGCAGTTTTAGGAACAGAAGAATCATCTACAGGCGATGCTGCAAAAAGAGCTGGAAATGAGTTTTTATTTCAGATGCAAGCAATGATGAATATTGAAGTTTTGAATGGTTATGAAGTAAAGAAAATTGTTACTTGCGATCCTCATTCTTTTAATACTTTAAAAAATGAATATCCAGGTTTAGGAGGTAAATATGAAGTATTTCATCACACACAATTTATTCAAAATTTAATATCAGAAGGTCGTTTAAAAATTGATGACACTACTTTAAAAGGTAAAAGAGTTACATTTCATGATCCTTGTTATTTAGGAAGAGGAAATGATGTGTATGAATCTCCAAGAGATTTAATTAAAAGGTTAGGTGTAAATTTATCAGAAATGAAACGCCATAAATCTACCGCTTTATGTTGTGGAGCAGGAGGTGCACAAATGTTTAAAGATGCAGAAAAAGGGGATAAAGAAATTAATGTTTTAAGAACAGAAGATGCTTTAGAAACTAAACCTCAAATTATTGCTACAGGTTGTCCTTATTGCAATACAATGATGACAGACGGAATTAAATTTAAAGAAAAAGAAACTGAAGTTGTTGTAAAAGATATAGCAGAATTAATTGCAGAAGCTAATAATTTATAA
- a CDS encoding (Fe-S)-binding protein has product MEYLPNLFFALALIAGIGFFVINIRKLSRNINLGKDIDRSDKKPERLKNMMKIALGQSKMVRRPLSGFLHIIVYVGFIIINIEVLEIIIDGLFGTHRIFQGVLGDSFYGFLIGFFEVLAALVFIAVVIFWLRRNVAQIKRFLSKEMKGWPKKDGNYILYFEMVLMSLFLVMNATDSAFQTAGIGNTISQFIAPFFDGFSPDALHTIERTCWWIHILGILVFLNYLYYSKHLHILLAFPNTYFANLNPKGQFTNLESVTNEVKLMMDPDADPYATPEEGTEEAVPEKFGASDVTDLNWVQLLNAYTCTECGRCTSACPANLTGKELSPRKIMMDTRDRLEEVGRNMDANKGVFVDDGKQLLNDYISPEELWACTSCNACVEECPVNIDPLSIIIDMRRYLVMEESAAPQELNMMMTNIENNGAPWQYNQQDRLNWANEE; this is encoded by the coding sequence ATGGAATACTTACCAAACCTGTTTTTTGCACTGGCATTAATTGCCGGAATTGGTTTTTTTGTGATAAACATTCGCAAATTATCTAGAAATATCAATTTAGGAAAAGATATAGATAGATCAGATAAAAAACCAGAACGGTTAAAGAATATGATGAAGATTGCTCTTGGGCAATCTAAAATGGTAAGAAGACCACTTTCTGGATTTTTACATATTATAGTTTATGTAGGTTTTATTATCATAAATATAGAAGTTTTAGAAATTATTATTGATGGTTTATTCGGTACTCATAGAATTTTTCAAGGAGTTTTAGGAGATAGTTTCTACGGATTTTTAATTGGCTTTTTCGAGGTTTTAGCAGCCTTAGTCTTTATAGCTGTTGTTATTTTTTGGTTACGAAGAAATGTAGCACAAATCAAGCGTTTTTTAAGTAAAGAAATGAAAGGTTGGCCTAAAAAAGATGGAAATTATATTCTGTATTTCGAAATGGTTTTAATGTCTTTATTTTTGGTGATGAATGCTACAGATTCAGCATTTCAAACAGCAGGAATTGGAAATACAATCAGTCAATTTATTGCACCTTTTTTTGATGGATTTTCTCCAGATGCACTTCATACAATAGAAAGAACTTGTTGGTGGATTCATATTTTAGGAATCTTAGTTTTCTTAAACTATTTATATTATTCAAAACATTTACATATTTTATTAGCATTTCCTAATACTTATTTTGCAAATTTAAATCCGAAGGGGCAATTTACAAATTTAGAATCTGTTACTAACGAAGTTAAATTAATGATGGATCCAGATGCAGATCCTTATGCAACACCAGAAGAAGGAACAGAAGAAGCAGTGCCAGAAAAATTTGGTGCAAGTGATGTTACCGATTTAAATTGGGTTCAATTATTAAACGCATACACATGTACAGAATGTGGTAGATGTACATCTGCTTGTCCTGCAAATCTTACAGGAAAAGAATTATCACCAAGAAAAATCATGATGGATACTCGTGATCGTTTAGAAGAAGTTGGTAGAAATATGGATGCTAACAAAGGTGTTTTTGTTGATGACGGAAAGCAATTATTAAACGATTATATTTCTCCAGAAGAACTTTGGGCGTGTACAAGTTGTAATGCTTGTGTAGAAGAATGTCCTGTAAATATTGATCCTTTATCTATAATTATAGATATGAGAAGATATTTAGTGATGGAAGAAAGTGCAGCTCCACAAGAATTAAATATGATGATGACAAATATCGAAAACAATGGCGCTCCTTGGCAATACAATCAACAAGATAGGTTGAATTGGGCAAATGAAGAGTAA